From the Halomonas sp. MCCC 1A13316 genome, the window AATCTCGGCATGTCTCACCATCTCGCGGCCTTGGACGTAAGTCATGCTGAGACGCAGAGAGATCGCGGCACCTCGTGCAGCATGTCGCTTAACCCAACGGCGGCTGCTGTGGCTGTTGTGCCATCCACTTTTGCCAGGATGACCAGGCAAGTGGTGCGCTCCACCAGGGTTCCGACGGCATAGCGGTTATTGGCGCCCATGGTCAGGTCGCCCTCCCAGTGCTCCGGCATCAGACGATCTTCGATCTCCGGTGGGCGCAGGTGGATGCTGACCAGTTCCGGAATCTGCTGGCGATCTTGACCACGACTGCGTGGTCAACGCTTGCCCTTGCCTTGTCTCAGCTCCTTCTTGAGCGACCCGCGGCATGACGTAGATCGCGTTGTAGATGGCTTAGTGGTAGACTTGGAGGTCAATGTCATCAGGGAACATGCGTCTCAGTGTGTGTGGGCATACTGCTCCGGTGACCATTACCGGCACAGCAAGTAGACCGCCAACTCGAACAGCTCGTTGTCGGGCTGCAGCTTGGGACGGCGACGAGGCTGACAATGCGTCAGTCGGGCTCGGTCTTCAGTAGAGAGATGGCGATAGCAGTGAGTCATGGCGGCACCATATCGGATGGTCAGTGTTGCACTTGCTCATTGAGAACTCCCGTTCTATGAAGAACTAGAGCGTCGTATGGCCATGTTGGCCGCCTGAGGAGGGCACCATAAACCAACTCAAGCTGATCATTGGCGAAGTTATCGGCACCTATAAGAGTTCCATTTTAGCTCGCGCCGCTATTGCCCAAACGCCTCTGCGAGCATCGCTTCGAGCCAAGGGAGTACTGACGCTTCCTATCTTGTCGGATGGTCATGAGGAGAGCTGAAACTCCTCTGCGCTCATCCAAGGAGCGGCTGTCTTGAGCTGGGGGTATATCTCGGAATGGAAGAGCTCCTGAATGGTCTCGGCCATCAACGCTGGCAAGCGCCCCATCTCACCCTGACGTGCTATCAGATATATACTTCGGTAGTGACGGCTGTTGTCGAGCGGGTGCAAGGAGGTCCCCTCGAGTCGATGCAGGCTTTGTGCAAGGCAAAGGGCGCTGAGAATCCCCCAGCCGTGCCCGTCCTGAATGAAACGCATCAAGGTATGTGTATCGTCGGTCTCGTAGTTAACTTTAGCGACCAGTCCCATGCGGCGTAGCACCACTTCAGTATAGATGCCGATGTCGTTGGCTCGCCCGTACTTGATGAGCGGGCTGCCGGTGCTGAGGCTTTGTAGATTCACAACCGCCGAGCTGATCAGGTTATTAGGAATAGCTACAAGCATAGGGTCGCGCAGCAGGCGAAAGCGCTCCAGTTGCTCGATGCCATCAAGGGGGTCGTTGGAGATCAGGATATCGGTTTCCCGATTCAGGAAGGCGTTACGCAACTGGTTGGTCAGACCACTGCGCAGGGTCAACCGTTCGACCTGCTCGCGGAGCTGGCCAAAGAGCTGACTGCCGAAAACCTCCGATAAAGAGGTGATCATCCCTAGACGGCATTGCACCAGCCCCTTGTCTGCTGAGTCACGCACCAAGGCATTCAGGCGGCGCAACTCGCCGAGAATGCTGGCGGCGTTCTGTCGCAGGACTGTGCCCGCAATGGTCAGCTTGACTGGTCGGGTGCGACGCACCACCAACTGGGTCCCGAGCCGTTCTTCCAACTGTCGCAACCCTTGCGAAATGGCCGGTTGTGTAATATGCAAGCGAGCGGCGGCATCACTGAGAGAGTCGGACTCGGCAATGGTAACGAAAAGGTGTAGCAGGTGAGTATCAAGCAGCTGGTCTTGGCTCATGGTAGGCCGTAAATAGTCATAAGTTATACCGTATTTAATATTTGCTTAATCAATCTATGGTAGTAGTAAAACAAGCAAATATGGGTAAATATCTGCGCGAAGTGAAATGCCGAGGCTAGGATCATGAACAAACAGAAAGTGTTGCACGTAGGTGCCGTGCAGATGAATCCCTTGCTAGGGAATGTAGCAAGCAATATTATGCACCATCAGGAATGGATTGAACAGGCGCAGGCCGAGGGGCTCGAGCTACTGGTATTCCCGGAGTTGTCTCTGACGGGCTATGGGTTGAAGACGGCCGTGCCCCAGGTGGCCATGGAAGCCGACGATGAGCGCCTGCACGCCTTGGCGGCTGCCGCCGGAGACATGCAGGTAATTATTGGTTTCGTAGAGGAAGCTTCGCCAGGGGAGTACTGCAATGCCATGGCCATGCTGCAGCACGGCGAGGTGGTGTCCGTTTACCGCAAGATGATCCTGCCGACTTATGGCGGCCTTGAGGAAGGCAAGTGGTTCTCGCCGGGGCGAAGATTAGTCTGCAGTGAGGTCCAGCCAGGCTGGAGGAGCTCTTCGCTGATCTGCGAAGACTTGTGGAATGCTGGGGTGGTTCACTGTGCCATGATGCAGCGCCCAGAGGTGCTGTGCGCCTCAGTGAATTCTGCTTCTGGTATTGTCAGTACCGAGTTTTCTAATGAGGATGGTTGGCCTCTCAATCTTAAGTTCTATGCCCACTTATATGGTACACCGGTGATCATGGCCAACCGCTATGGTCCGGAAGGAGAGTCGCTTTTCTGGGGCGGGACCTCCATCTACGGCCCGCGGGGTGAGCTGCTGGCGCTGGCCGAGCCGGGAGAACAGTTAATCAGAGCCGAGCTATGCCGGGACGCAATTGCCGCTGCGCGCTTCGATCATCCGACCCACCGTGATGCCAATACGCCACTGATTATTGAGTTGCTTAGGCAGCAGCAGGGCATTTCCTGACGGCTCAGCTCGACGACTCTTGCTCCTTCCTGTTCGAGCTACCTGGCATCTTTCGGTCACCCTTGTTCATCCTCTACCGGGTGACCATCCCCCCAGAAACCGGTCCACCGTCAATGTGAGATTTCCGCTACGTTTATCCTGATAGCAGGAGGTCTTGCGATGAAGCGTAACCGACATACTGAAGAGCAGATCATCAGCATTCTCAAGGCCCTCGAGCGCGGCGTCCCGATCGCCGAGCTGGTCCGCTAGTATGGCGTTGCCACCGCGACTATCCGGCGCTGGCGGTACTGTGCAGAAGTCTATGATCGTCCGTACACGCGTCACAAACTTCTGGTTCATCGCACTTTGCCGGGAAACGCGGCGCGGTTCTTCAGGAAGAAGTACGCCGTTTCGGTACCCGTAGCCCATCCTCTTGATGACCTTGATCCGGTTGTTCGTATCCATCCAGTAAGACACCTTCCGCGGACGGCTCTCGCCAGCCACATTAGGTGCCCATCTGTTAATAAGTGGGTATCCGTCCGGTGAACACACCTTCCGCAGACGGCTCTCGCCAGCCACATTAGGTGCCCATCTATTAATAAGTGGGCAACTATCATGACTTCTTCTAGCACCGAGCGTGAGATTCGTCGCCGTCGTCGTTATGCCCCCGAGTTCAAGGCCAAGATCGTCGCGGCCTGCCTGCAGGGCAACGCCTCGATTGCCCAGGTCGCCCTGCAGCACGGGCTGAACACCAACCTCGTCCAGACGTGGATCCGCAAGGCCAAACGGCAGAGCCAGTTACCGGCCGTGCCGGACTTTGTGCCCCTTCCTGTACCGTCAGCAACGGCTGACCTGCCAGCGCCGCCCTCCACCGCTGGCGAGATATGCATTGAGTTGCCCTCGGCAAGAGGCACGATCACCTTGCGAACTCCTGCCTCAGAACTGGCTACCAGTCGGCTAATTACCCGCGAAGGGTGATCGCCGTTCGCTTACGGTCAAGCGGCCGGAGTTATTTATCAAGCGGGTGGTCAATCACACGGGACCAGACAGCTAGACATATTTCAAAACATTCGCAGAAGGCGATTGTCCAGTAGACCTTCGGCGCAAAAGGATGAATCCAAAGGGGTGGAAGTTAAGTTTTGCTTATTTAAGTTGATAAAAAGTGCTTAAAATGAGTTTTTAGAGTAGTAATCCTTATTTAGTTGGTTACATTGGGCACATGCAGTAGAAGCTTAGCTGTCCAATAGACGGATGAAGCGATTAACGCTATGAAGGATGAAAATGATCTTCCCGGAATATGACAATCGATGTGGTTGGTACGAGCTGCTCGAATCGGTGTCAGGTTATCCTGCCCTGCAGGGTGATTACCATTTCGATTCAGTTGTAATCGGGGGAGGGTTGACAGGTGTGGCTGCGTCTCGACGTATGGCCGAGAACCGCCCGGAGGATAGTGTCCTATTGCTGGAAGCGCTTAAGGTAGGGCAGGGGGCATCGGGGCGAAACTCCGGCTTTGCCATCGACCTGCCTCATAAGCGTGATCTTGAAAGGTCCTCCAATCTGCACAAACATAAACTAGTTAGGCTTAATCGTGCCGCAATTGAATATTTGGAAACCCAGGTCAAGACCTACGGCATCGATTGTCAGTGGTCACCGGCCGGCAAGTACCAGGCCGCCGTCGGTAAGCGTGGCCTTAATTTCCTCAAGCAATATGAATCTACACTGAAGGATTTTGGGGAGCCTTATCAGCGCATCGAGGGTAATGAGCTGGCCAGCATTCTCGGGACAAGCTTCTACCGCGCTGCTATTCATACCCCCGGGGGAATCCTGCTCCAGCCAGCAGCTCTAATGAGAGGACTGGTCGAAAATATGCCGCATAACGTCACGGTCTCTGAAGACTCTGCGGTGACCTGTATCGAGCGCAGGGTAAAAGGCTTTAGGGTGAAGACATCAACCGCCTCAATCACCTGTGATCAAATATTGCTCGCAACGAATGTCTTCACAGCCGAGTTTGGATTCATGCAGGATCGCATTCTCCCGGTTATGACATTTGCCAGCATGAGCCGCCCCCTGACTGACGAGGAGGCTCGTAAATTTGGCGGCGAGTTCGATTGGGGAATAACACCGGCAGATCATGCAGGGACTACGGTAAGGATGACTAAAGACCGCCGATTGGTCATTCGAAACTCCTATCGCTATGCGCATGACTACAACACGCCAGCAAAGCTTTTGCCAATGATACTCGAGCGTCACCTCAAAGCTCACAAAGACCGTTATCCACAACTAGAGGGCCTTGAGTACCCCTATACTTGGGGGGGCACAAGTAGTCTGTCGGGGAACTTCGAGACTTTTTTCGGACCCTTAGAAGAAGGCATTTATAGTGCGGGGTGTGACCAGAGTGTCGGCATATGCCGAGGCACTATTTCCGGGATGATGATGGCTGATATGGCCGCTGGGCGTTTTTCATCCTTGCTCGATGATATTCAAGAGGTTTCTGGTAAACCCTCTAGGCTGCCCCCTAAGCTTCTGCTCAAGATAGGCGTTCCCTTGCGTATGAAAATGGCTAGCATTGCTAGCTGGTCGGAGATATGACGTTAACCAGTTATAGGGCGTCATGGTTTTATGTAAAATCCATGGCCAATCATAAAATCAACCGCGGAAAAAAGAAAAGAGGTCTTCAATATGAAATTTTATTACAAAATTACGATTCTTGCCTCCCTTGGCTGTGTGTCAAGCATGGTACTGGCAGAGCCGGTTGAATTTCGCCTGGCCACTGACTCGGGGAGCAAGGGGTCTCCTGTCGGTGATTCTATGGAGCGCTGGGCCTCGATCATCGAAGAGAATACTAAAGGTACGCCGGATGAGATTTCGGTGGATATTTTCTATCAGGATGAGCTAGGCGACCAGAAAGAAGTTTTCGACCTGCTGATGGTCGGCGAAGTTGATATGATGATCAACTGGCCGATGACTTCCTATGATCGTCGCATGGGGCTTCGTAATGTGCCTTACTTGTTCCTCGACTGGGAGGAGGCTTTCGCTGCCTACAAGACTGGTGGTTGGTTGAACGACCTCTACAGTGAAGTACATGAAGACATGGGGTTGAAATTCTTCGGCGCTTATCCGGAAGGCTTTGCCGGTGTGGCCACCCGCGGACAATACGCCACCACGGTAGAGGGCGCCGATGGCCTTAAAATTCGGGTGCCAGGTAACTTTCCCAATCCGGAAACTATGCAGGCCATGGGCTATGCACCGGTTTCTATCACTTGGGGTGAGGTCTATACTTCGCTACAGACGGGCGTCGTAGATGGTGATGGCGGCAACGTTATTTACTGGGACTATGAATATTTCCGAGATGTTCTGGATTACTATGTGCGCACCCGACATAATTTTGTCACTGGGGTGCTGTCCATGAATCAGCAGAGTTGGGAGCAACTCAACAAAAATCAGAAGGAGATCGTGGCTGATGCAGCAGCTGAAGTCTCGGCTCAGCAGTTCGAGGATGCTCGTGAGTTCGACCAATCCTATGTTGAAAAGGCGATCGAGGCCGGCATGAAATATATCGAGCCGTCGGAGGAGGAGTTGCAGGAATTGGCCCTCGTCACCCGAGAAAAAGTATGGCCTCAGCTGGACGACGAGTTCGGTAGTGAGCTGGTCAGTAAGATCCGTGAACGTGCCCCTGAACTGTGATGCCTGTCGGGGCCGTACAATACGGCCCTTGTCGTGCCTGGCATTATGATGGCGACATGCCTCCCCTCTTGCCTGCTCTCATTACAAGAGTGATTAACATGTCTTCACTGCTTTCTGTTTTCCACCTGTGGGTCAGCCGGCTGATCAATGCCGTGGCGATCATCACCAGTGTCGTATTGGTCGGCATGGTCTTCTTTATGGTGATTTCTCGCTATGTCTTTAACTGGTCGATCATCGGTATGGATGAGATAGCTCTGATATCAGCTATGTGGCTCTATATGTCTGGTGCAGTAATCGCTAGCCGACGCAGCGAACATTTGGTCGTCGACTTTCTTCCTCAGCGCATTTCATCACCTGCTTTATTAAAGATCCATCAACGCTTAATTGCAATGATTATGCTTTTGACTTCTGGGTTCTTCGTTTTTCTTGCTTGGAAGCTGCTTGGGTTTTCGCTGCGTCTTCCTCAGTACACGCCCGGCCTGAAGCTACCTGAGTTGATTGCCAAGAGTGCCGTCATGTTGGCCAGTGTCGGTTGCTTCCTGTATGCGTTGCGTGATCTTCTCACCGGCAAGACTTGCCACAACCCTCAAGAAGAGGAGTAACGGCATGGCCGCTTTTTCGATTCTACTGTTAGTCTTTCTTATGGTGATCGGAGTTCCGGTCGCCTGGTCATTTGCCGCCGTGCTCGGCTATCTGGTACTGGTGTTCGACGTCAACACCACGTCCCTACTTCTTCAGGGATTCCGTTCGCTGGATCACATCATCCTCCTAGCGTTACCGCTATTTGTCCTGGCCGGTTATCTCATGAAGAGTGGCGGCATCGCCCGTCGTTTGGTGGACTTCATCGAACTGCTGGTCATGGGTCGGCGCGGAGGGATGGGGGCCTCCATGGTCATCGCTTCCGGGGTGTTCGGTGCCATTTCCGGCACGGCTACCGCCGCCGTGGCTTCCATCGGTACCATTATGGTGGGCCCCTTGGCACAACGTGGCTATCCGCGGGGCTATTCCAGTGCTCTGCTGGGGATGTCCTCTTTGCTCGGCATCCTTATTCCACCCTCGATCACATTAATCCTGTTCGGTGTCGTCACGCGCCAGTCCATTACGGCACTCTTTGCGGCGACCATCGGTCCGGGATTATTGCTGCTGCTGGGCCTGATCTTTTTCAACCGCTTCTGCGCCGGTCGCTGGTTCAAGGAAGAGGTCGGAAGCGCCGGGCTGTTGCCTGGGAAGCTGCCGCGTTCTGCGGGTCGGATCACCCTGTCGGCACTACCGGCGCTTTCGATGCCCTTCATCATTCTTGGCGGGATTTATGGCGGTATCTTCACGCCGACCGAGGCCGCTGGAGTGGCGGTAGTCGTGGCCATGTTTATCGGCTTTTTCATCTATCGAGACCTGAGCTTTGCGAATCTCAAGGAGAGCCTAGCGTCCTCGGCTGAAACCACCGGTACCATCATTCTGATCCTGCTGTTCTCCTTCATGATTGGTCGCATCCTTGTCGCAGAACGCGTGCCCCAGGAACTGACCGTGATGATCACTACACTGGTCAATAACCCGATCCTGATCCTGCTGCTAGTCAATGGCTTCTTGATCTTTGCTGGGGCCATCATGGATGACTTGTCGGTGACGGTGGTGATCGCCCCTTTGTTTATGCCATTGATGCAGACCATAGGGGTCGACCCAGTCCACTTCGGCGCTATTGTCGCCTGTTCTGTGGTCATCGGGGCCAACAGCCCCCCTGTCGCGCCAATCCTCTACATGGCTTGTCGTATCGGCAAGGTGTCGATTCACAAGTCGATCGCTCCGGCGTTGTTCCTGATCGCCTTTGTGGGCATGCCTGTGATGCTAATAACGACCTTCCTGCCAGCACTATCCTTGACCATTCCCCGGCTGCTGGGCGCGATGTAACCCGCCCCCTACTTCGGCGTGCCGCTCGGCGGCACTCCGCTCATTACAGGAAATTCCGATGTCTGCCAAGTTGATAAGTACCGCCGACCTGGAGTTCCAGTATCGTGGTGGCCCACCTGGCTATGGCGAGGTGGCGCGAGCGGTTGGTGGCGATCTGAGCGATACCATTGCTGCGGGGCTGGCACGCTTCGATGCCTGCTCGATCGCCTGGACGGTGCTCTATGACGAGGTTGTGTTTGTCCACCAGGGCATCTTCCGCTTAGTCACTTCCAATGGCACTCTTGAAGGCCATCCTGGGGACGTGATCTGGATTCCCGAAGGCACCGAGCTCAAGTATGAGGGGGAAGGTGCCACCATTTTCTATGTGGTCTATCCGGGGAACTGGAAGGAAATTCATGGTTTGTCTTGATGGCCAAGAACGGAACCCCCTGCGGTGTAACATAAAAAGTAAGAGTAGGGCCCGCCTGACCTTTCCCCTGGTTTAGGTCCGCTATCAATGTGAGAAGCCGCTGCTTCATGCACCCTGATCGACATACGCTACCGGTGGCAAATAGTCCAGCGAGCTGTGCGGTCTGACATGGTTGTAGTGGTTCTCCATTGTGTGATTTCGTGTCGTGCATCCGCCAGGCTCAGAAACCAGTGCTGATTAAGACAGCCGTCTCGGAACTTGCCGTTGAGGCTCTCGATGATTGCATTCTGCGTTGGCTTGCCCGGCTGGATGAACGCCAGCTTAACCTTCCGTTCATGCGTCCAAAAGAGCATTGCCTTGCTGGTAAGCTCCGGCCCGCTATCCAAACAATCGAGGCTAGCAGTGAGCGCTGCTGCCCGATCCCATCCAGGAGCCGGGCCAAATCGGCGATCGAGACGCCGCGCTCGTTGTCCTTGAGAATGCTGATGATCTGCTCTTCGGTATGTCGGTTACGCTTCATCGTAAGATCTTCTGCTATTAGGATAAACGTAGCGGAAATCCCACATTGACAGTGGACCGGTTTCTGGGTGGAAGGTCACCGGCTTCCTGGTGCACATGCTGGCGGCGGCTGTCGTCCTGACCGCGCTGTTCCTGAACATCCCGCTGGCCTACGAAATACTTAAGTGGCTCGGTGCCTTGTTCCTGCTGTTCCCGACCTGGCTGGCCGTACAGCGCTACGTCATGGGCGGCGTACTGGCCGGCATGGCAGCCAAGCTCGCCGCGGAGCCACGCCACGGCGTCTAGGGTATGTGCGTCGCCACTCGCTTTCATTGCCGGCCTGGCCCTGATGCGCTGCGCTCTGCTCAGGCCTGCTCTAGGACTCTCTCGCTCGACGCACACCTGCGGCCAGCTCACGCACCAAGCCATGAACCGCCTCGACGGCGCCGCGCCGTGTCTCGGCGCTTTCGATGCCCTCCACCAGAGCCGAGCCTACCACCACAGCATCGCTGAATCGGCCAATCGCTGCCGCCTGTGCGGCAGTGCGAATACCGAAACCGACCGCAATCGGCAGGTGGCTATGCTCGCGCAGTTGGCCCACCATGCGCTCGACATCCTGTAGCGCCGGGGCGCTACCACCCGTAATGCCGTTCACCGAGACGCAATACAGGAAGCCCGAGGCATTCTCCAGCACCCGGGTAAGCCGCCTGGCGTCGGTGGTCGGCGTGGCGAGGCGGATAAAGGCAATGCCGTGCTCCCTGGCGGGCAGGCACAGTTCGTCGTCATGCTCGGGCGGCAGGTCGACCACGATCAAGCCATCGACTCCGGCATGGGCAGCATCCTTCAGGAATCGCCCCACGCCGTAGCGGTGTATGGGGTTGTAATAGCCCATCAGCACCAGCGGCGTTTGCGACTCCTGGCGGCGGAAGGCGTGCACCATCTCGAGTGTCCGGGTCATGTCCTGTCCGCTCTCGAGGGCGCGTAGCGCTGCCTTCTGGATCGTGGGCCCGTCGGCCATGGGATCGCTGAATGGCATGCCGAGCTCGATCACGTCGGCGCCTGCCGCCGGCAGTCCCTTGAGAATTTCCAGCGAGGTTTCGAAGTCGGGGTCGCCGGCGGTAATGTAGGTCACCAGGGCAGGCCTTTTCTCCGCTTCGAGCGCGGTAAAGCACTGGTCGAGGCGAGTGGCGTCGTTCATGGGGTTCTCCTTGGCGGCGTTCATTGGAAGTTTTCTCCCAGGTGTTGGGCGACGCTCATCATGTCCTTGTCGCCTCGTCCGCTCAGGTTGACCACCATGAGGTGATCGCCGGGCAATGTCGGCGCGCGCTTGGCGACCTCGGCCAGGGCGTGGGCCGATTCGAGCGCCGGAATGATTCCCTCCTGAAGGCAACAGCACTGGAAAGCCTCGAGCGCTTCGTCGTCGGAGATCGAGACGTATTCGACGCGTCCCAGTTCATGCAGCCAGGCGTGCTCCGGGCCGATGCCGGGATAGTCGAGCCCGGCGGATATCGAGTGGGCATCGGCAATCTGGCCATCCTCGTCCTGCAGCAGGTAGGTGCGGTTGCCATGCAGTACGCCGGGCACGCCGCCGCTGAGGCTCGCCGCGTGCAGGCCGGTCTCGAGGCCCTTGCCGCCGGCCTCGACGCCGACCATCTTGACCGCTTCGTCGGCGAGAAAGGGGTGGAACAATCCCATGGCGTTCGAGCCACCACCGATGCAGGCGACGAGGGAGTCGGGAAGACGTCCTTCCTTCTCGAGGATCTGCGCACGAGTCTCGCGCCCGATCACCGCCTGGAAGTCACGCACCATGGCGGGATAGGGGTGCGGCCCCGCCACGGTGCCGATGATGTAGAAGGTCTCATCGATATGGGTGACCCAGTCGCGCAGCGCCTCGTTCATCGCATCCTTGAGCGTGCCGGTACCCGTCGTGACCGGAATGACCTCGGCGCCGAGCAGCTTCATGCGGAACACGTTGGGTTGCTGGCGTTCGATATCGACCGAACCCATGTAGACGACACAGGGCATGCCGAAACGTGCCGCCACGGTGGCCGTGGCGACGCCGTGCATGCCGGCTCCCGTTTCGGCAATGATGCGTGTCTTGCCCATGCGCTTGGCGAGCAGGATCTGGCCGATGCAATTGTTGATCTTGTGCGCGCCGGTATGGTTGAGCTCTTCGCGCTTGAGATAGATTTTTGCGCCGCCGAAGTGCTCGGTAAGACGCTCGGCATAGTAGAGCGGGCTGGGCCGGCCAACGTAGTCGCGCTGGAAGTAGGCGAGCTGGCGCTGGAACTCGGCATCCTTCTGCGCCGCATCGTATTCGGCCTGAAGATCGGCAATCAGCGGCATCAACGTCTCGGGGACGAAGCGACCGCCGAAGCGGCCGAACAAGCCATCGGCATCGGGCTGCATCGAGTAGTCGGTCATGGGTTGCCTCGAAGGTTCAGGAAACGTTCGATGAAACTAGCGCAGACAGGCGGGGCGAAAAATCGATAAGATAGCCGCTATATGTGAGCCTGGATCACAGATCATGCTTAACTCCATGCCTTCTCTCAGCGCCTTGCGTGCCTTCGAGGCGACTGCCCGATTGGGTAGCGTCACGGCCGCGGCGCATGAACTCAGCGTGACTCACGGTGCGGTCAGTCGTCAGTTGCGTAGCCTGGAAGAACACTTCGGTGTAGCGCTGTTTGCCAAGGCAGGGCGAGGCCTGGAACTCACAAGCCACGGGGAACGGCTACAGCGCGGCGTTGGCGAGGCATTCGTCCGCCTGCGCGATAGCTGCGCGCAGTTGAAGCGTGACGTCGAGGGGGCGCCGTTCATCCTGGCCTGCCCGGGAAGTCTCCTGGCGCGCTGGCTCATTCCCCGGCTCGATCATCTGAATCGTGAGCTGCCCGAACTCAAGCTGCATGTCGTATCCAGCGAGAGCGAAGCTACCCCCGGTAAGGACGAGGTAAGCGCGACGCTGACGTTTGCCGCACCGCCGTGGCCAGCCGACGTGGAGGTGTGCGAGCTTGCCGCAGAGCATATCTGTGCGGTAGCGAGCCCGCAGTTGGCCGCTCGGTTCGATCCCACGCAGCCAGCAACGCTGTTCAACGCCAAGCTGCTGCATACCGCCTCGCGGCCGCAGGCCTGGCCGCAGTGGGCAGGCGCACAGGCACTCGACCCGGCGCGCCTCGACCGGGCGCTGGCCGAGGGGCAAGGCTTCGATCATCTCTATTACCTGATAGAGGCGGCGGTGGCCGGGTTGGGCATAGCGATAGCGCCCCGGCTGCTGGTCGAGGACGACCTGCGTATGGGGCGCCTCGTTGCACCATGGGGGTTCGTCGAGACGCCCGCTCGGCTATGTCTGTGGCATGCTCCCAGTGGCAATCAACGGCGTAGCGGCCGGCTAATCGAGTGGCTCAAGCGTGAACTGGGCGACATGCTCATGCCGTAACAATTGATCTCTCCCAAGGGAAGGGCATCGCGTTTCGCCCATCCCTCGATTACGTTGTAGGAAAGCGATATCCCGGAGCGCCCATGCCGCTCGATGTCTTCCACCCCGCCGTCAGCCAGTGGTTCGAACGCGATCTCGGTGCGCCCACCGAGGTGCAGGCGCGCGCCTGGCCGGCCATTGGCGCGGGCGGCCACGTGCTGATTGCCGCACCCACCGGCTCGGGCAAGACGCTGGCGGCCTTTCTCGCCGCCATCGATGCCTTGGTGCGCCGCGGGCTCGAGAGCGAGTTGTCCGACGAGACCGTGGTGCTCTACGTCTCGCCGCTGCGCGCGCTCTCCAACGACATCCAGCGCAACCTGCAGGCTCCGATTCGCGGCATCGCCGATGGGCTCGCAGCAGACGGACGGGAGGCGCCGGAGATTCGCGCCTGGGTGCGCACCGGCGATACTACGTCATCGGAGCGCGAGCGCATGCGCAAGCGCCCGCCACATATTGTCGTCACCACGCCGGAATCGCTCTACGTGCTGCTGACCTCCGACTCGGGTCGCCGCATGCTGTCGACCGTGCGCACGGTGATCGTCGACGAGATCCATGCCGTCGCCGGCACCAAGCGTGGCTCGCACCTGACGCTGTCGCTGGAACGCTTGGCGGGGCTGACGTCGCAGCCGCCGCAGCGCATCGGTCTGTCGGCGACGCAGAAGCCGGTCGAGGCGGTGGCAGCATTTCTCGCCGGCGGCACCGACTGCACCATCATCGATACCGGCCACGTGCGCGAGCGCGACCTGGCCATCGAAGTATCCGGCTCGCCGCTTACCGCAGTGATGACCAACGATGTGTGGGAGGAGGTCTACGACCGCC encodes:
- a CDS encoding TRAP transporter small permease; this encodes MSSLLSVFHLWVSRLINAVAIITSVVLVGMVFFMVISRYVFNWSIIGMDEIALISAMWLYMSGAVIASRRSEHLVVDFLPQRISSPALLKIHQRLIAMIMLLTSGFFVFLAWKLLGFSLRLPQYTPGLKLPELIAKSAVMLASVGCFLYALRDLLTGKTCHNPQEEE
- a CDS encoding nitrilase-related carbon-nitrogen hydrolase, whose protein sequence is MNKQKVLHVGAVQMNPLLGNVASNIMHHQEWIEQAQAEGLELLVFPELSLTGYGLKTAVPQVAMEADDERLHALAAAAGDMQVIIGFVEEASPGEYCNAMAMLQHGEVVSVYRKMILPTYGGLEEGKWFSPGRRLVCSEVQPGWRSSSLICEDLWNAGVVHCAMMQRPEVLCASVNSASGIVSTEFSNEDGWPLNLKFYAHLYGTPVIMANRYGPEGESLFWGGTSIYGPRGELLALAEPGEQLIRAELCRDAIAAARFDHPTHRDANTPLIIELLRQQQGIS
- a CDS encoding NAD(P)/FAD-dependent oxidoreductase, with product MKMIFPEYDNRCGWYELLESVSGYPALQGDYHFDSVVIGGGLTGVAASRRMAENRPEDSVLLLEALKVGQGASGRNSGFAIDLPHKRDLERSSNLHKHKLVRLNRAAIEYLETQVKTYGIDCQWSPAGKYQAAVGKRGLNFLKQYESTLKDFGEPYQRIEGNELASILGTSFYRAAIHTPGGILLQPAALMRGLVENMPHNVTVSEDSAVTCIERRVKGFRVKTSTASITCDQILLATNVFTAEFGFMQDRILPVMTFASMSRPLTDEEARKFGGEFDWGITPADHAGTTVRMTKDRRLVIRNSYRYAHDYNTPAKLLPMILERHLKAHKDRYPQLEGLEYPYTWGGTSSLSGNFETFFGPLEEGIYSAGCDQSVGICRGTISGMMMADMAAGRFSSLLDDIQEVSGKPSRLPPKLLLKIGVPLRMKMASIASWSEI
- the dctP gene encoding TRAP transporter substrate-binding protein DctP, which produces MKFYYKITILASLGCVSSMVLAEPVEFRLATDSGSKGSPVGDSMERWASIIEENTKGTPDEISVDIFYQDELGDQKEVFDLLMVGEVDMMINWPMTSYDRRMGLRNVPYLFLDWEEAFAAYKTGGWLNDLYSEVHEDMGLKFFGAYPEGFAGVATRGQYATTVEGADGLKIRVPGNFPNPETMQAMGYAPVSITWGEVYTSLQTGVVDGDGGNVIYWDYEYFRDVLDYYVRTRHNFVTGVLSMNQQSWEQLNKNQKEIVADAAAEVSAQQFEDAREFDQSYVEKAIEAGMKYIEPSEEELQELALVTREKVWPQLDDEFGSELVSKIRERAPEL
- the tnpA gene encoding IS66-like element accessory protein TnpA, with the translated sequence MTSSSTEREIRRRRRYAPEFKAKIVAACLQGNASIAQVALQHGLNTNLVQTWIRKAKRQSQLPAVPDFVPLPVPSATADLPAPPSTAGEICIELPSARGTITLRTPASELATSRLITREG
- a CDS encoding LysR family transcriptional regulator, which translates into the protein MSQDQLLDTHLLHLFVTIAESDSLSDAAARLHITQPAISQGLRQLEERLGTQLVVRRTRPVKLTIAGTVLRQNAASILGELRRLNALVRDSADKGLVQCRLGMITSLSEVFGSQLFGQLREQVERLTLRSGLTNQLRNAFLNRETDILISNDPLDGIEQLERFRLLRDPMLVAIPNNLISSAVVNLQSLSTGSPLIKYGRANDIGIYTEVVLRRMGLVAKVNYETDDTHTLMRFIQDGHGWGILSALCLAQSLHRLEGTSLHPLDNSRHYRSIYLIARQGEMGRLPALMAETIQELFHSEIYPQLKTAAPWMSAEEFQLSS
- a CDS encoding TRAP transporter large permease, whose translation is MAAFSILLLVFLMVIGVPVAWSFAAVLGYLVLVFDVNTTSLLLQGFRSLDHIILLALPLFVLAGYLMKSGGIARRLVDFIELLVMGRRGGMGASMVIASGVFGAISGTATAAVASIGTIMVGPLAQRGYPRGYSSALLGMSSLLGILIPPSITLILFGVVTRQSITALFAATIGPGLLLLLGLIFFNRFCAGRWFKEEVGSAGLLPGKLPRSAGRITLSALPALSMPFIILGGIYGGIFTPTEAAGVAVVVAMFIGFFIYRDLSFANLKESLASSAETTGTIILILLFSFMIGRILVAERVPQELTVMITTLVNNPILILLLVNGFLIFAGAIMDDLSVTVVIAPLFMPLMQTIGVDPVHFGAIVACSVVIGANSPPVAPILYMACRIGKVSIHKSIAPALFLIAFVGMPVMLITTFLPALSLTIPRLLGAM